In the genome of Entelurus aequoreus isolate RoL-2023_Sb linkage group LG15, RoL_Eaeq_v1.1, whole genome shotgun sequence, one region contains:
- the eef1a1l3 gene encoding elongation factor 1-alpha-like, protein MGKDKTHVNLVIIGHVDSGKSTTTGHLVYKCGGIDQRKLEKFEKAAAQMGKSSFKFAWVLDKLKAERERGITIDISLLKFNTQNYSMTIIDAPGHRDFIKNMITGTSQADVALLVVSAAKGEFEAGVSRSGQTREHALLAYTLGVKQIIVCVNKMDVTEPPYSQKRFDEVVRAVSGFLKKIGYDPAVVPFIPISGWTGENMITATQRMPWFQGWKVRRREGNTSGKTLLEVLDSIQPPARTINKPLRLPLQDVYKIGGVGTVPVGKIETGVLKPGMTLMFSPAKVTAEVKSIEMHHQGLETALPGHNVGFNIKNVSVKNLRRGDVAGNAQQDPPSDVSSFEAQVIILNHPGKIKTGYSPVLDCHTAHVTCRFAELKEKIDRRTGNKLEDSPQLLMSGDSATVKLVPIKPMCVESFFTYPPLGRFAARDLKQTVAVGVIKSVEKDNSFKPKAQQSN, encoded by the exons ATGGGGAAGGATAAGACCCACGTCAACCTGGTGATCATCGGCCATGTGGACAGTGGCAAGTCCACTACCACGGGCCACCTGGTCTACAAGTGCGGGGGCATTGACCAGCGGAAGCTGGAGAAATTCGAGAAGGCTGCGGCGCAA atGGGGAAGAGTTCCTTCAAATTTGCCTGGGTGCTGGACAAGCTGAAAGCGGAGCGCGAGCGTGGCATCACCATTGACATTTCCCTGCTGAAATTTAACACCCAGAATTACTCCATGACCATTATTGACGCCCCGGGTCACCGTGACTTCATTAAGAACATGATAACGGGCACTTCGCAG GCCGACGTAGCCCTGCTGGTGGTGTCGGCGGCAAAGGGAGAGTTCGAGGCGGGCGTGTCTCGCAGCGGCCAGACCAGGGAGCACGCCTTGCTGGCCTACACGCTGGGCGTCAAGCAGATCATCGTGTGCGTCAACAAGATGGACGTGACTGAGCCGCCGTACAGCCAGAAGCGCTTCGACGAGGTGGTCCGGGCCGTGAGCGGCTTCCTCAAGAAGATCGGCTACGACCCGGCCGTCGTGCCCTTCATCCCCATCTCGGGGTGGACCGGCGAGAACATGATCACCGCCACTCAGAGG ATGCCTTGGTTCCAAGGCTGGAAGGTAAGGCGGCGAGAAGGGAATACAAGTGGGAAAACCCTTCTGGAGGTGCTGGACTCCATCCAACCTCCTGCACGCACCATCAACAAACCTTTACGATTACCTCTGCAAGATGTCTACAAGATAGGAG GGGTTGGGACCGTTCCAGTGGGAAAGATTGAAACAGGCGTCCTCAAACCCGGCATGACGCTGATGTTCTCCCCCGCTAAAGTAACTGCAGAGGTAAAGTCCATTGAGATGCACCACCAGGGTTTGGAGACGGCCCTGCCAGGACACAATGTTGGCTTCAACATTAAGAACGTGTCCGTCAAGAACCTGCGCCGCGGGGACGTCGCCGGCAATGCCCAGCAGGACCCGCCCTCGGACGTCAGCAGCTTTGAGGCCCAG GTGATCATCCTGAACCATCCGGGCAAGATCAAAACTGGCTACTCCCCTGTCCTCGACTGCCACACGGCCCACGTAACCTGTCGCTTCGCCGAGCTCAAGGAGAAGATCGACCGGCGCACGGGGAACAAGCTGGAGGACAGCCCCCAGCTGCTCATGTCTGGGGACAGTGCCACTGTCAAACTGGTCCCCATCAAGCCCATGTGTGTGGAGAGCTTCTTCACCTACCCTCCATTAG GCCGCTTTGCTGCCAGAGACCTGAAGCAAACTGTGGCTGTGGGTGTCATCAAGTCTGTGGAGAAGGACAACTCCTTCAAACCAAAAGCCCAACAGAGTAACTGA